The following are from one region of the Anabrus simplex isolate iqAnaSimp1 chromosome 8, ASM4041472v1, whole genome shotgun sequence genome:
- the LOC136879400 gene encoding solute carrier family 66 member 3, producing the protein MAIVQIIADTLSIITITLCLVLKIPQILNVYKVKSSKGLNLYGLLLELTSYSIMACYNYCNGYALLSYMEYPIILVQEIILIYLVLAYSELLNMFSFGCFGIYVGIVGSFVMGLLPKSILAILAPMCTPVSASSKVVQLIEILRTKNAASVSLLTWFLSAFTNLTRVFTIYMDSADVTLLTNFTISVILSSSVLVAAFIYKHPKED; encoded by the exons ATGGCAATCGTTCAAATTATAGCTGATACGCTGAGTATCATTACAATTACTCTATGTCTTGTGTTGAAGATTCCACAAATATTAAATGTGTATAAAGTAAAAAGTTCAAAAGGTTTGAACCTCTATGGTTTATTATTAGAACTGACCAG CTACTCAATTATGGCATGTTACAATTATTGTAATGGTTATGCCTTGCTGTCATACATGGAATATCCTATCATACTGGTACAAGAAATAATCCTGATATATCTGGTACTTGCATATTCAGAACTTCTAAATATGTTCAGCTTTGGATGTTTTGGAATATATGTGGGAATTGTTGGTTCGTTTGTGATGGGACTGTTACCAAAATCCATTTTAGCTATTCTTGCT CCTATGTGTACTCCAGTGTCAGCCTCCAGTAAAGTTGTCCAATTGATTGAAATCTTAAGAACTAAGAATGCTGCATCTGTCAGCCTTCTCACCTGGTTCCTTTCAGCATTCACCAACTTAA CTCGAGTTTTTACAATTTACATGGACTCTGCAGACGTCACTCTGTTAACAAACTTTACTATATCTGTCATCCTCAGCTCATCTGTGCTGGTAGCTGCCTTCATTTACAAACACCCAAAAGAGGATTAG